One Ochotona princeps isolate mOchPri1 chromosome 29, mOchPri1.hap1, whole genome shotgun sequence genomic region harbors:
- the MYO1H gene encoding unconventional myosin-Ih isoform X1: METHRRKWAVQVVRKFIKGFIHRHRPLCPDNEEFVVLVRKNYILNLRYHVPKTVLDKSWLRPPGILENASTLLRKMCTRNLVRKYCHGVTAERRAMMQQKVVASEIFRGKKEGYAESLSQPFADSRIDEGDINRKVLQQISNENIQYGIPVIKYDRKGFKARQRQLLLTQKTAYVVELAKIKQKIHYSALKGISTSNLSDGILVIHVLPEDSRHKGDVILQCEHVFEAVTKLVMLVKKENLVSVVQGSLQFYISPGKEGTIVFDTGPEEQIYKDKNGQLTVVSVRGKS, translated from the exons ATGGAGACCCACCGGAGAAAGTGGGCCGTGCAGGTTGTCAGAAA ATTCATCAAGGGATTCATCCACCGCCACCGGCCCCTGTGCCCCGACAACGAGGAGTTCGTCGTGCTTGTGCGCAAGAATTACATCTTGAATCTGCGCTATCATGTCCCCAAGACCGTGCtggacaagagctggctgagacCTCCAGGCATTCTGGAAAAC GCTTCCACTTTGCTCAGAAAGATGTGCACGAGGAACCTGGTGCGGAAGTACTGTCATGGTGTCACGGCAGAGCGGAGAGCGATG atgcagcagaaggtggtcgCCAGTGAGATATTCAGGGGCAAGAAGGAAGGCTACGCAGAAAGCTTAAGTCAGCCTTTTGCCGACAGCCGGATAG ATGAAGGAGACATTAACCGCAAGGTGCTTCAGCAAATTAGCAACGAGAACATCCAG TACGGTATCCCAGTCATTAAATATGATAGGAAAGGCTTCAAGGCGCGGCAGCGGCAGCTCCTCCTGACTCAGAAGACAGCTTACGTGGTGGAACTCGccaaaatcaagcagaaaatcCATTACTCGGCACTCAAAG GCATCTCCACCAGCAACCTGAGTGACGGAATCTTAGTTATCCACGTCCTGCCCGAGGACAGCAGGCACAAG GGCGATGTCATCCTACAGTGCGAGCACGTGTTCGAGGCCGTCACTAAGCTCGTCATGCTGGTTAAGAAGGAGAACCTTGTCAGCGTCGTCCAAGGAAG tttaCAGTTTTATATCAGTCCTGGAAAAGAAGGCACAATAGTTTTCGACACGGGACCAGAAGAACAAATCTATAAAGATAAAAACGGGCAGTTAACAGTG GTGTCGGTGCGGGGCAAGTCCTGA